One Arthrobacter sp. StoSoilB20 DNA segment encodes these proteins:
- the mmuM gene encoding homocysteine S-methyltransferase, with translation MPQNTTLSTLLNAGKDLVLDGALATELEAHGCDLEDALWSAKVLLEQPHLIKQVHRDYFDAGASVAITASYQATPQGFARRGLSVDESLELVALSVRLADEARCEALAEGSASGPLLVAGSVGPYGAYLADGSEYRGDYTLSTAEFQNFHRPRIAALVEAGADFLACETLPSFAEAEALLALVAEFDVESWFTFTLRDSGHISDGTPLADVAALLRAEPRVAAVGVNCVPLELVTDALGALQQASDKPLVAYPNSGETYDAVTKTWSPSEGVQGTGTLAGNAAAWQDRGAHLIGGCCRTTPRDIEALAVNMTSREPA, from the coding sequence ATGCCACAGAACACCACGCTCAGCACTCTCCTCAACGCCGGCAAGGACCTGGTCCTGGATGGAGCTTTGGCCACGGAATTGGAGGCCCACGGCTGCGATCTGGAAGACGCTTTGTGGTCCGCCAAGGTCCTGCTGGAGCAGCCGCATCTGATCAAGCAGGTCCACCGCGACTACTTCGACGCCGGTGCCTCCGTAGCGATCACGGCCAGCTACCAGGCCACTCCGCAGGGCTTCGCGCGGCGTGGGCTGTCCGTTGACGAATCGTTGGAGTTGGTGGCGTTGAGTGTCCGGCTGGCCGACGAAGCCCGGTGCGAAGCCTTGGCGGAGGGGTCTGCGAGCGGCCCTTTGCTGGTGGCCGGATCCGTAGGTCCCTACGGCGCCTACCTTGCCGACGGCTCTGAATACCGCGGGGATTACACGCTTTCTACCGCGGAATTCCAGAATTTTCACCGCCCCCGTATTGCGGCGCTGGTGGAGGCCGGCGCGGATTTCCTGGCGTGCGAGACGCTGCCGTCGTTCGCCGAAGCGGAGGCCCTGTTGGCGCTCGTGGCGGAGTTCGACGTCGAATCCTGGTTTACGTTTACGCTGCGGGACAGCGGCCACATCAGCGACGGAACGCCCCTTGCGGACGTGGCAGCGCTGCTGCGCGCGGAACCGCGGGTGGCCGCCGTCGGGGTTAATTGTGTGCCGCTGGAACTGGTGACTGACGCGCTGGGCGCTCTGCAACAAGCCTCCGATAAGCCGTTGGTGGCCTACCCGAATTCCGGAGAGACCTACGACGCCGTGACCAAAACATGGAGTCCGTCGGAGGGCGTTCAGGGCACTGGAACCTTGGCCGGCAACGCAGCTGCTTGGCAGGACCGGGGCGCCCATCTCATAGGTGGCTGCTGCCGCACAACTCCGCGCGACATTGAAGCCCTCGCGGTGAATATGACGTCACGTGAACCTGCGTGA
- a CDS encoding GTP-binding protein, whose amino-acid sequence MSTETLAAGLETALPTTLFRFATAGSVDDGKSTLVGRLLHDSKAILADTLDAVARTSADRGFGGEKGGIDLALLTDGLRAEREQGITIDVAYRYFATDRRSFILADCPGHVQYTKNTVTGASTADAVVVLIDARKGVLEQTRRHLSVLQLLRVAHVIVAVNKIDLVDFSEQVFRDIEADVQKVARELGLGREDSNAGGVTDLFVVPVSALDGDNVVDRSERTPWYTGPALLEVLESLPAADELEADLESFRFPVQLVIRPQGALAPDAVAAGLDVEAYRDYRAYAGQITEGSVKVGDEVSVISPGHEPRTTTVIGIDFAGQSLDEAAAPQSVAVRLADEIDIARGDTIAAAGTVRESTADLYASLAWLSPKPLREGQKVLVKHGTRTVQALVRNVTGKLDLATFNVEPASNLELNDIGHAQLRLSAPLPLENYLHHRRTGAFLVIDPIDGNTLAAGLVKDHPGDHEDERYVI is encoded by the coding sequence ATGAGCACCGAAACACTGGCTGCCGGGCTCGAAACCGCCCTGCCCACAACACTGTTCCGTTTCGCCACCGCCGGATCGGTCGACGACGGCAAGTCCACTCTGGTGGGCCGCCTCCTTCACGATTCCAAGGCAATTCTTGCTGACACGCTCGACGCCGTTGCCCGCACCTCTGCGGACCGCGGCTTCGGCGGCGAGAAGGGCGGGATCGACCTCGCCCTCCTGACCGACGGCCTACGTGCCGAGCGTGAGCAAGGCATCACCATCGATGTGGCCTACCGCTACTTCGCTACCGACCGCCGCAGCTTCATCCTGGCGGACTGCCCCGGCCACGTTCAGTACACCAAGAACACGGTGACCGGCGCGTCCACTGCGGATGCCGTCGTCGTACTCATTGACGCCCGCAAGGGTGTGCTGGAGCAGACCCGCCGCCACCTTTCCGTTTTGCAGTTGCTGCGCGTTGCCCACGTGATTGTGGCCGTGAACAAGATCGACCTCGTGGACTTCAGCGAGCAGGTGTTCCGCGACATTGAAGCGGATGTGCAGAAGGTTGCCCGCGAGCTTGGCTTGGGTCGTGAAGATTCAAATGCTGGCGGGGTTACAGATCTTTTCGTGGTTCCTGTCTCCGCCCTTGACGGCGACAACGTGGTGGACCGCTCAGAGCGCACGCCTTGGTACACCGGTCCTGCGTTGCTGGAGGTCCTCGAATCCCTCCCGGCCGCTGACGAGCTCGAGGCCGACCTGGAGAGCTTCCGCTTTCCGGTCCAGCTGGTGATCCGTCCCCAGGGTGCCCTGGCTCCGGATGCCGTTGCTGCCGGCCTGGATGTTGAGGCGTACCGCGATTACCGTGCGTACGCCGGCCAGATCACGGAGGGTTCGGTCAAGGTTGGCGACGAAGTCAGTGTCATCAGCCCGGGCCACGAACCGCGCACCACCACGGTGATCGGCATCGACTTCGCCGGCCAGTCGTTGGATGAGGCCGCAGCTCCGCAGTCGGTGGCTGTCCGCCTGGCTGACGAGATCGACATCGCTCGCGGCGACACCATCGCCGCTGCCGGTACGGTCCGCGAAAGCACTGCAGACCTGTATGCGTCGCTGGCTTGGCTCTCACCGAAGCCTCTCCGTGAGGGCCAGAAGGTCCTGGTGAAGCACGGTACGCGCACTGTCCAGGCCTTGGTCCGCAACGTCACCGGCAAGCTGGATCTGGCCACATTCAACGTGGAGCCGGCATCCAACCTTGAGCTCAACGACATCGGACACGCACAGCTCCGGCTCTCTGCTCCGCTGCCGTTGGAGAACTACCTGCACCACCGCCGCACCGGCGCTTTCCTGGTGATCGACCCCATCGACGGCAACACCCTTGCCGCCGGCTTGGTGAAGGACCACCCGGGCGACCACGAAGACGAACGTTACGTCATCTAG
- the cysD gene encoding sulfate adenylyltransferase subunit CysD, producing the protein MSTQTTSEDLELNQLQSEAEGSAAAWRASRSGHGGPSGERLSSLDTLESEAIHIIREVVAEFEKPALLFSGGKDSVVMLHLATKAFWPGKVPFPVLHVDTGHNFPEVIDFRDRTVERLGLKLVVGSVQEFIDSGELAERADGTRNPLQTVPLLDAIQKNKFDAVFGGGRRDEDKARAKERILSLRDEFGQWDPRNQRPELWNLYNGRHTVGQHVRAFPISNWTELDIWRYIERENIELPGLYYAHEREVFARDGMWRAVGEVSQPLPNEEVITKLVRYRTVGDMSCTGAVESDARTVADVVVEVAASTLTERGATRADDRISEAAMEDRKKDGYF; encoded by the coding sequence ATGAGCACCCAAACAACCAGCGAGGACCTCGAGTTGAACCAGTTGCAGAGCGAGGCTGAGGGGTCCGCCGCGGCGTGGCGGGCATCGCGAAGCGGGCACGGCGGACCCTCAGGCGAGCGACTCTCCAGCTTGGACACCCTCGAGTCCGAGGCCATCCATATCATCCGCGAGGTGGTTGCCGAGTTTGAGAAGCCTGCGCTGCTGTTCTCCGGCGGCAAGGACTCTGTGGTCATGCTGCACCTGGCCACCAAGGCGTTTTGGCCGGGCAAGGTTCCTTTCCCCGTCCTGCACGTGGACACGGGCCACAACTTCCCCGAGGTCATCGACTTCCGGGACCGCACTGTTGAGCGACTTGGTTTGAAGCTGGTTGTTGGTTCAGTCCAGGAATTCATTGATAGCGGCGAGTTGGCCGAGCGTGCCGATGGCACCCGCAATCCGCTGCAGACTGTTCCGTTGCTTGATGCGATCCAGAAGAACAAGTTCGACGCCGTCTTCGGCGGCGGCCGCCGTGACGAGGACAAGGCCCGCGCCAAGGAACGCATCCTGAGCCTCCGCGACGAATTCGGCCAGTGGGACCCGCGCAACCAGCGCCCCGAGCTGTGGAACCTGTACAACGGCCGCCACACGGTGGGCCAGCATGTCCGCGCGTTCCCCATCAGCAACTGGACCGAGTTGGACATCTGGCGTTACATCGAGCGCGAGAACATCGAGCTCCCGGGCCTCTACTACGCCCATGAGCGCGAAGTTTTCGCCCGCGACGGCATGTGGCGCGCGGTGGGCGAAGTCTCCCAGCCGCTGCCCAACGAGGAAGTCATCACCAAGCTCGTGCGCTACCGCACAGTGGGTGACATGTCCTGCACAGGTGCCGTCGAGTCCGACGCCCGCACCGTGGCCGACGTCGTAGTTGAAGTCGCTGCCTCCACCCTGACCGAACGTGGCGCCACCCGAGCAGATGACCGCATCTCCGAGGCCGCCATGGAAGACCGCAAGAAGGACGGCTACTTCTAA
- a CDS encoding phosphoadenylyl-sulfate reductase: MSTNQRVAASPAAALRSHEELKALAEAGAAELGWNAPAQDVIAWVARNFELPTVTVACSMADAVLPALVADQLPGVDVLFLETGYHFKETYETRDEVAANLRVNVVDVLPETTVEQQDRLLGKDLFARDPAQCCALRKVQPLRRSLAGYEVWFTGVRRDEGPTRTNTPVVTWDEGFGLVKVNPMVDWTFDQLIEYSEDNILPVNPLLSQGYPSIGCQPCTRKVAPGEDPRAGRWAGSDKTECGLHT, translated from the coding sequence ATGAGCACAAATCAGCGAGTGGCGGCATCGCCTGCCGCTGCCCTCCGCTCCCACGAGGAACTCAAGGCACTGGCTGAGGCCGGCGCCGCTGAACTCGGTTGGAATGCCCCTGCCCAGGACGTCATCGCCTGGGTTGCCCGCAACTTTGAGCTGCCCACGGTAACGGTGGCCTGCTCCATGGCCGACGCCGTCCTGCCGGCCTTGGTCGCGGACCAGCTTCCCGGCGTCGACGTCTTGTTCCTGGAAACCGGCTACCACTTCAAGGAAACGTACGAGACCCGCGACGAAGTCGCAGCGAATCTCCGCGTCAACGTGGTGGACGTCCTTCCGGAGACCACCGTTGAACAGCAGGACCGCCTGCTCGGCAAGGACCTGTTCGCCCGCGACCCCGCCCAGTGCTGCGCGCTGAGGAAAGTCCAGCCCCTGCGCCGCTCGCTGGCCGGCTACGAGGTCTGGTTCACCGGAGTTCGCCGCGACGAGGGACCCACCCGCACCAATACCCCGGTGGTCACCTGGGACGAGGGCTTCGGCCTGGTCAAGGTGAACCCGATGGTGGACTGGACCTTCGATCAGCTGATCGAGTACTCCGAGGACAACATCCTTCCCGTCAACCCCCTCCTGAGCCAGGGCTACCCGTCCATCGGCTGCCAGCCCTGCACCCGCAAAGTGGCCCCGGGTGAAGACCCCCGAGCCGGCCGCTGGGCAGGTTCCGACAAGACAGAATGCGGACTACACACATGA
- a CDS encoding nitrite/sulfite reductase: MTDTAVAGASSDTAVPSRPARTRPAAKPHGQWKVDGTAPLNANETWKQEDNGLNVRERIESVYSKEGFDSIDGTDLHGRFRWWGLYTQRKPGIDGGKTATLEPHELEDKYFMLRVRIDGGALTTEQLRVIGQISVDFARGSADLTDRQNIQLHWIRVEDVPEIWRRLESIGLSTTEACGDVPRVILGSPVAGIAKDEIIDPTPLIHELAERFIGDPELANLPRKYKTAITGHPSQDVVHEINDFALVGVVHPELGAGYDLWVGGGLSTNPRLAERLGVFVSADVAAEVWLGVTSIFRDYGYRRMRTKARLKFLMNDWGPAKFRQILEDEYLGFKLPDGPAAPKPTAPGDHIGVHEQKDGKFFIGVTPTVGRTSGEALVTLADTLEKHGSYRLRTTPHQKLVILDVAKEQVEPLIAELDTLGLSARPSVFRRGTIACTGIEFCKLAIVETKVTAATAIAELERRLADLVETKQLPSALSLHINGCPNSCARIQTADIGLKGMMLPTPDGDPTPGFQVHLGGGLANNEREEAGLGRTVRGLKVTVEDLPDYVERVVRKFVAVGAEGQTFAEWAHSADEGDLQ, encoded by the coding sequence ATGACAGATACAGCTGTAGCCGGTGCGTCCTCGGACACCGCAGTTCCCTCGCGTCCGGCGCGCACCCGCCCTGCCGCCAAGCCCCACGGCCAGTGGAAGGTTGACGGCACCGCTCCACTGAATGCCAACGAAACCTGGAAGCAGGAAGACAACGGACTGAACGTCCGTGAGCGCATTGAGTCTGTCTACTCCAAAGAGGGCTTCGATTCGATCGACGGGACGGACCTTCACGGCCGCTTCCGTTGGTGGGGCCTCTACACCCAGCGCAAGCCCGGGATCGACGGCGGCAAGACCGCAACGCTTGAACCGCACGAGCTCGAAGACAAGTACTTCATGCTGCGCGTGCGCATCGACGGCGGCGCCCTGACCACCGAGCAGCTTCGCGTCATCGGCCAGATTTCCGTGGACTTCGCCCGCGGCTCGGCCGACCTCACGGATCGCCAGAACATCCAGCTGCACTGGATCCGAGTCGAAGACGTGCCGGAGATCTGGCGCCGCCTGGAGTCCATCGGCCTGTCCACCACCGAAGCGTGCGGCGACGTTCCCCGCGTCATCCTCGGCTCCCCGGTTGCGGGTATCGCCAAGGACGAAATCATCGATCCCACACCGCTGATCCACGAGCTCGCCGAGCGGTTCATCGGTGACCCCGAGCTGGCCAACCTGCCGCGCAAATACAAGACCGCCATTACGGGCCACCCGTCCCAGGACGTGGTGCACGAGATCAACGACTTCGCCCTGGTGGGCGTCGTCCACCCCGAACTTGGCGCCGGCTACGACCTTTGGGTTGGTGGCGGACTCTCCACCAACCCGCGCCTGGCCGAACGCCTCGGTGTGTTCGTTTCGGCGGATGTTGCCGCTGAAGTATGGCTCGGCGTGACCAGCATCTTCCGCGACTACGGCTACCGCCGCATGCGCACCAAGGCCCGCCTGAAGTTCCTCATGAACGACTGGGGACCGGCCAAGTTCCGCCAGATCCTTGAGGATGAGTACCTCGGCTTCAAGCTTCCCGACGGCCCCGCCGCTCCCAAGCCCACGGCTCCCGGTGACCACATCGGCGTTCACGAGCAGAAGGACGGCAAGTTCTTCATCGGTGTGACCCCCACTGTTGGCCGCACCTCCGGCGAAGCGCTGGTCACGTTGGCGGACACCTTGGAGAAGCACGGTTCATACCGCCTGCGCACTACTCCTCACCAGAAGCTGGTCATCCTGGACGTCGCCAAGGAGCAGGTCGAGCCGCTGATCGCCGAACTGGACACCTTGGGCCTCTCGGCACGTCCGTCCGTGTTCCGTCGCGGCACCATTGCATGCACGGGCATCGAGTTCTGCAAGCTGGCCATCGTCGAAACCAAGGTCACCGCGGCAACGGCCATCGCTGAGCTGGAGCGTCGCCTGGCCGACCTCGTGGAAACCAAGCAGCTGCCCTCGGCACTGTCCCTCCACATCAACGGCTGCCCGAACTCCTGCGCACGCATCCAGACGGCCGATATCGGCCTGAAGGGCATGATGCTGCCCACGCCCGACGGCGACCCCACCCCGGGTTTTCAAGTCCACCTCGGTGGCGGGCTGGCCAACAACGAGCGCGAGGAAGCCGGTCTGGGACGTACCGTCCGCGGCCTCAAGGTCACGGTGGAAGACCTGCCCGATTACGTGGAGCGCGTGGTCCGTAAATTCGTCGCCGTGGGCGCCGAAGGCCAGACCTTCGCAGAGTGGGCACACTCGGCAGATGAAGGAGATCTCCAATGA
- a CDS encoding CbiX/SirB N-terminal domain-containing protein codes for MNSPVLIACAHGTRNAEGQAAIRQVMADIEALRPGLQVVEAYVDVQEPELGGVVEGLPEGTPAVVVPLLLSTGFHIKVDVPKAIKARPEVVAARPLGPDARLAELLATHLRAAGLQENDGVLLAAAGSSLPDGSVDSEEQGRLLGDLLPNKVRVAYGASAQPTVPDGVASLREELAADGGTGRVFIASYLLATGYFHDQLAKAGADVVAAPLLPSKVLAEIALERYDAVLERLS; via the coding sequence ATGAACAGCCCCGTTTTGATCGCTTGCGCCCACGGAACCCGGAACGCCGAAGGGCAAGCTGCCATCCGGCAGGTCATGGCCGACATCGAAGCCCTCCGCCCCGGGTTGCAGGTGGTAGAGGCATACGTTGACGTGCAGGAACCTGAGCTGGGCGGCGTGGTGGAGGGCCTGCCCGAGGGGACTCCCGCCGTCGTCGTACCGCTTTTGCTCTCCACCGGCTTCCACATCAAGGTGGACGTGCCCAAAGCCATCAAGGCCCGGCCCGAGGTCGTGGCTGCCAGGCCGCTTGGACCCGATGCGCGGCTGGCTGAGTTGTTGGCCACCCACCTGCGCGCGGCCGGGCTGCAGGAGAACGACGGCGTGCTGCTGGCTGCCGCTGGATCCTCCCTACCGGACGGCTCGGTTGATTCGGAGGAGCAGGGGCGGCTGCTCGGAGATCTGCTGCCCAACAAGGTGCGGGTGGCCTATGGCGCCAGTGCCCAGCCCACAGTGCCCGACGGCGTCGCCTCCTTGCGCGAAGAACTCGCCGCCGACGGTGGGACAGGCAGGGTCTTCATTGCCTCGTACCTGTTGGCTACCGGCTATTTCCACGACCAGTTGGCGAAGGCCGGCGCGGACGTTGTTGCGGCGCCGCTGTTGCCGTCGAAGGTGCTCGCTGAGATCGCGCTGGAACGGTATGACGCAGTGTTGGAAAGGCTCTCCTAA
- a CDS encoding trimeric intracellular cation channel family protein → MISIDIVLLWLDLVGVFFFAVSGSLLAARKQFDIVGSVLLGSIVALGGGVIRDIIINAGPPIAFTNPAYLAPPLLAAMLVYFLFSSVQRFTSLLTLFDAGGLALFCITGTLKALTAGMNPVAAILLGVTTAVGGGLLRDITANEIPTLFNARDLYALPAFVGAGLTTLLWNLGTFTGLTACVVAGVVFAFRVTAWRRSWHVPLAVRGWHRPGAGPGAISGARD, encoded by the coding sequence TTGATTTCCATCGACATCGTCCTTCTCTGGCTCGACCTGGTTGGCGTGTTCTTCTTCGCGGTCTCAGGATCCCTGCTGGCTGCCCGCAAACAGTTCGACATTGTGGGCTCCGTGCTCCTGGGCTCCATCGTGGCCCTGGGCGGCGGCGTGATCCGCGACATCATCATCAACGCCGGGCCGCCCATAGCCTTCACCAATCCGGCCTACCTCGCTCCCCCGCTGCTCGCTGCGATGCTGGTCTACTTCCTGTTCTCCTCGGTCCAGCGCTTCACGTCGCTGCTGACCTTGTTCGACGCCGGCGGGCTGGCTTTGTTTTGCATCACTGGAACGCTCAAGGCACTGACTGCCGGGATGAATCCTGTGGCAGCGATCCTCCTGGGAGTCACCACTGCTGTGGGCGGAGGGCTCCTGCGCGACATCACGGCGAACGAAATCCCTACGCTGTTCAATGCCCGCGATCTCTATGCGCTCCCCGCATTTGTTGGGGCCGGGCTCACCACGTTGCTGTGGAATTTGGGGACCTTTACCGGGCTCACGGCGTGCGTAGTTGCCGGCGTTGTTTTCGCCTTCCGTGTCACAGCCTGGCGACGCAGCTGGCACGTACCACTGGCCGTCCGCGGATGGCACCGTCCCGGCGCCGGGCCGGGCGCAATTTCGGGTGCCCGGGATTAG
- a CDS encoding DUF559 domain-containing protein: MVQSAVSQALLSPDYLRSKLTGPRNGRARAILGLVLPRADSLLEVLAHTHFTAAGLTVKMHVQLPGVGEVDCLINGSLVIELDGGTHLEGRQVKKDHYRNNASLRGGFLVLRYYYSDVVHHPERMVAEVLEVLTIREAGHFGPSRWTPKWVPAS; this comes from the coding sequence ATGGTCCAGAGCGCTGTGAGTCAGGCGCTGCTGAGCCCGGATTACCTGAGGTCGAAGCTGACCGGACCTCGGAATGGGCGGGCCCGGGCGATCTTGGGGCTGGTCCTTCCCAGGGCAGATTCATTGCTGGAAGTCTTGGCGCACACCCACTTCACCGCGGCAGGACTCACGGTGAAGATGCACGTTCAGCTACCCGGAGTCGGTGAAGTCGACTGCCTTATCAACGGTTCCTTGGTGATCGAGCTCGACGGCGGCACCCACTTGGAAGGCAGGCAAGTGAAGAAGGACCACTACCGGAACAATGCAAGCCTGCGAGGCGGCTTCCTTGTCCTTCGCTACTACTACTCCGACGTCGTTCACCATCCAGAAAGGATGGTGGCTGAGGTGCTTGAAGTCCTGACCATCAGGGAAGCCGGCCACTTCGGACCCTCGCGTTGGACGCCAAAGTGGGTGCCGGCGTCGTGA
- a CDS encoding polyprenyl synthetase family protein, whose protein sequence is MTNSAEHSWTHAGHGLRDTVEPAPNTTAIATGLQLPAGFAAIAGDAELGPAITTNLARVEKKLREAISNSDPLADATSRHLVEAGGKRIRPLLTLLCAHLGDASRPEVVQAAVVVELTHLATLYHDDVMDSAPFRRGAPTAHEVWGNSVAILTGDLIFARASILVSELGSRALGIQARTFERLCLGQLHETVGPREDEDPVEHYLSVIADKTGSLVAASGQLGAIFAGADEAYEDLLVEYGEKVGVAFQLADDVIDVTGVKVKSGKSPGTDLREGVPTLPVLLLRRDAAAGDASAIALLELIDGDLSSDEALAEAVAGLREHPVTNESWKIARQWSAEAVAALAPLPEGVVKASLTNFAHAVVDRSS, encoded by the coding sequence GTGACGAACTCTGCCGAACACAGCTGGACGCATGCCGGGCACGGTCTGCGGGACACTGTGGAGCCTGCTCCCAACACCACCGCGATCGCAACGGGACTCCAGCTGCCCGCCGGTTTCGCCGCAATTGCCGGCGATGCCGAACTCGGGCCTGCCATCACCACCAACCTCGCACGGGTGGAGAAGAAGCTTCGCGAAGCCATCTCCAACTCGGACCCCCTGGCTGATGCGACGTCGCGTCACCTGGTGGAAGCCGGGGGCAAGCGCATCCGTCCGCTGCTCACCCTGCTGTGTGCCCACCTTGGCGATGCCTCACGCCCCGAGGTTGTCCAGGCGGCAGTAGTTGTTGAACTCACGCACCTCGCAACGCTCTACCACGACGACGTGATGGACTCCGCCCCCTTCCGCCGCGGTGCTCCCACGGCCCACGAAGTCTGGGGCAACTCGGTGGCCATCCTTACCGGCGACCTCATCTTCGCCCGTGCTTCCATCCTTGTTTCCGAGCTCGGCTCCCGTGCCCTGGGCATCCAAGCCCGCACCTTTGAGCGTTTGTGCCTCGGCCAGCTCCACGAAACGGTGGGCCCGCGCGAAGACGAAGATCCCGTGGAGCACTACCTTTCCGTCATCGCGGACAAGACCGGTTCCCTGGTGGCAGCGTCCGGGCAGCTCGGTGCGATCTTCGCCGGTGCCGATGAAGCCTATGAGGACCTGCTGGTTGAGTACGGCGAGAAAGTGGGTGTGGCCTTCCAGCTTGCCGACGACGTCATTGATGTCACCGGGGTAAAGGTCAAGTCTGGAAAGTCCCCGGGCACCGACCTCCGCGAAGGTGTGCCCACCCTGCCTGTGCTGCTGCTCCGCCGTGACGCCGCTGCGGGGGATGCCTCGGCCATTGCGTTGCTTGAATTGATCGACGGCGACCTGTCCTCCGACGAAGCCTTGGCTGAGGCCGTTGCCGGCCTGCGTGAGCACCCCGTCACCAACGAGTCCTGGAAAATCGCGCGCCAGTGGTCCGCCGAGGCCGTCGCTGCCCTGGCTCCGCTGCCCGAAGGCGTAGTGAAGGCCTCGTTGACCAACTTCGCACATGCCGTGGTGGACCGCAGCAGCTAG
- a CDS encoding geranylgeranyl reductase family protein: MKVLIVGAGPAGSTAAYYLTQAGIDVTVLEKTSFPREKVCGDGLTPRAVREIQKLGLSHAVEDGWRRNKGLRLIAGGRTIELPWPEVSDFPTYGLIRTRLGFDESLARHAEAAGAVVLERHSVTSALTSDDGRVIGARAAILDESGRKTGETRDFHADVVLAADGNSTRTAVSLGMHKRDDRPLGVAVRTYFTSPRHNDDWMEGWLELPGKSGKPLPGYGWVFGVGDGTSNVGLGILNSSKEFGKLDYKQVLREWTAGMPAEWGFTPENQVGEIRGAALPMGFNRTPHYSSGLLLLGDAGGMVSPFNGEGISYAMESARFAAEFIVDASARSASAGWSTHDADAHLSRYADYVRDQWGSHFTLGRAFASLIGKPAVMKLALRTGMPIPVLMRFVVRMLANLTDPAAKGFEDRVIRVLEMLVPATSNTSSARALTPAGSNTAVSAPTS; this comes from the coding sequence GTGAAAGTACTGATTGTTGGCGCGGGCCCGGCTGGGTCCACCGCCGCGTATTACCTCACCCAGGCGGGCATCGACGTCACGGTGCTGGAAAAGACCTCCTTTCCCCGTGAAAAAGTGTGCGGCGACGGCCTCACGCCCCGTGCCGTCCGGGAGATCCAGAAGCTTGGACTTTCCCACGCTGTGGAGGACGGGTGGCGCCGGAACAAGGGCCTTCGCCTCATTGCCGGCGGACGCACCATTGAGCTGCCCTGGCCCGAGGTTTCCGACTTTCCCACTTACGGCTTGATTCGAACACGGCTTGGCTTCGACGAGTCCCTGGCCCGGCACGCCGAGGCCGCCGGCGCCGTCGTGCTTGAACGCCACAGCGTTACTTCCGCCCTCACTTCCGACGACGGCCGTGTCATCGGCGCCCGGGCCGCCATCCTTGACGAGTCCGGACGTAAGACGGGTGAAACGCGCGACTTCCACGCCGACGTCGTACTCGCCGCCGACGGTAATTCGACCCGAACCGCAGTGTCGCTGGGGATGCATAAGCGCGACGACCGTCCTCTGGGCGTCGCGGTGCGAACCTACTTCACCTCCCCGCGCCACAACGACGACTGGATGGAAGGCTGGCTGGAACTTCCCGGCAAATCCGGCAAACCGCTGCCCGGCTACGGCTGGGTCTTCGGTGTCGGCGACGGTACCTCCAACGTCGGGCTCGGGATCCTGAACTCTTCCAAGGAATTCGGCAAGCTCGACTACAAGCAGGTCCTGCGCGAATGGACCGCCGGCATGCCCGCCGAGTGGGGCTTCACTCCCGAAAACCAAGTGGGCGAAATCCGTGGTGCCGCGCTGCCCATGGGCTTCAACCGCACCCCGCACTACTCATCAGGCCTGCTTCTGCTGGGCGATGCCGGCGGCATGGTCTCCCCGTTCAACGGCGAGGGCATTTCCTACGCCATGGAGTCCGCACGCTTCGCGGCCGAGTTTATTGTTGACGCTTCCGCCCGCTCTGCCTCGGCCGGTTGGTCAACGCACGACGCCGACGCTCACCTCTCACGGTACGCAGACTATGTGCGGGACCAGTGGGGATCGCACTTCACGCTGGGCCGCGCCTTTGCCTCCCTCATCGGCAAGCCGGCAGTGATGAAGCTCGCCCTGCGCACCGGGATGCCGATACCGGTGCTGATGCGCTTCGTGGTCCGCATGCTTGCCAACCTCACCGACCCTGCTGCGAAAGGCTTCGAAGACCGTGTGATCCGGGTCCTCGAGATGCTGGTTCCGGCAACGTCCAACACTTCATCTGCCCGTGCGCTGACGCCGGCAGGCTCCAACACCGCGGTTTCCGCACCAACTAGTTAG